The genomic interval GCGAGATCATCTGCGGAACTAGCTCAACAACATCATGTCCATATTTAGGAATAAAGCCTTCCAGTCCGTATTTGATGCCGAGAACACTGCTTACATGGTAGTTATGAAATGCCGCCATAACAATGGAGCGGATAACTTCGTTGATACCGGGACAGAGTCCACCACATGTTACAATGGCACATTTGGCTTTTGGAGTGTCGAAGAAAAGATGCTGGCGCGGGCCTGCCTTTTCAAAACAAAGCGGAATCGGTTGGTCATTTGTAATGTCTTCGTGCAGTTCATTATCCAGATAAAAGTCTACACCGCGTTCGTCAGTTTCAAACTTGCAAGCCGCAAGTGGAGATGGGATTTTTGGAGCCCCCAACGTGGGAATAACCGTTGAAATCTTCAATTCTTTATTTTGTGTGCGGTTCTTGGGCATGAAAAGGCTCCTTACATATGACTGTCGGGCATGTGATTATTTTTTATTGTAGATCATAATGTACAGTGTGTTTTGTTTAAGGGCAAATTTCAATGAGTCTGGAGACAGAATTTAGAAAAATACGTTGCTTCTGGACAGGCAGAAGGAAAGCGCATAATTTTAGCCCGCATTTCAGAATGTGGCTTTATTGTGTATAGTCCTGTTCTGAATGGTGGGACATAGTCATAGACTGACTACATACTTAATTCGAGTTTGTTATGCCAAAAAAAACGCTTCTTATTACACTTGGTGATGCAAACGGGCTAGGGCCTGAGTTGGCCTGTCGCCTGTTTGGTGAAGATATATTCATTGCGGCGAAGCGCCCGATTATTATGATCGGCTCTGCTGCTTCGTTGCTGGTGCACACCGAGCGACTCAATATGGACCCGTTCTGGGAGGTTGTAGAATCTCCACGAGACATTACAAGTAAGGCGTACGGTGTTTATCTGTACGAACCTTCGTCAATTCGAGATCTGCCGATTACAGTAGGTGAAGCCACCAAAGAAGGTGGATTTATCGCAGGTGAATCTTTGCAGGCAGCATGCCAGTGCATTACCGATGGTATTGCCACAGGTATGGTGACATTACCATTACATAAGGCAATGTTGCAGGAGGCAGGATTTGATTTTCCCGGACATACAGAATTTTTAGCACGGCACGCAGGACTTCAGGACGATGAAGTGTGTATGCACCTGTGCGGAGAAATTTTGCGGGTAAGCCTTGCCACAACACATCCGCCACTTCGCGATGTCGCAGATATGATAACTGAAGAACGTCTGCTGCGTACCTTCAAACTTACTGATGA from Halodesulfovibrio sp. MK-HDV carries:
- the pdxA gene encoding 4-hydroxythreonine-4-phosphate dehydrogenase PdxA produces the protein MPKKTLLITLGDANGLGPELACRLFGEDIFIAAKRPIIMIGSAASLLVHTERLNMDPFWEVVESPRDITSKAYGVYLYEPSSIRDLPITVGEATKEGGFIAGESLQAACQCITDGIATGMVTLPLHKAMLQEAGFDFPGHTEFLARHAGLQDDEVCMHLCGEILRVSLATTHPPLRDVADMITEERLLRTFKLTDDFMKQVGHGDRPIAVCGLNPHAGESGKIGTEDQEIVAPAVLKAQAMGMNIEGPFPADTLFHKAARGVYSAVVAMYHDQGLAPLKLLHFSEAVNVTLGLPFVRTSVDHGTGFDIVGKDIAHTNSFREAIRLAILMLEGDEL